A window of the Rhodoferax sp. GW822-FHT02A01 genome harbors these coding sequences:
- a CDS encoding methyl-accepting chemotaxis protein, whose amino-acid sequence MTKLKLGAKLGLAFAAMALLTIALGVFAITRLSLIQSALVDLGDNSLPSVIVIYNIKGKVSDVRRLETQFLVADAKEQEALKGRIEKSMTEAKALLKSYEPLISTPEDGDLFKDDMAKTQAYMDTTAKLVPMAMQGEQGLKDAIALLFADSRKNFSAASAALDEHVKFNVKLANDAAAAGMANASIARTATEIAIAVVVLLAVALGWVVTRMIVGPVRKASDAAAVVASGDLSQAIDAKGHDEIAELLKSIQTMQHSLSRTVAAVRRGSDGVATASAEIAHGNNDLSARTENQASALEETAASMEELSTTVKQNSDAATQANKLAHTASSVAIQGGEVVGQVVETMKGINDSSRKISEIIGVIDGIAFQTNILALNAAVEAARAGEQGRGFAVVASEVRSLAGRSADAAKEIKSLINTSVERVEQGSVLVDKAGTTMTEVVSSIRRVTDIMGEISSASVEQAAGVAQIGDAVNQMDQVTQQNAALVEQMAAAASSLRTQAHDLVETVAVFKLDPQYTVAAASTPIAAPSASPLPMGVRKAVAAPATAKPKIQAPAAKAKPQPVLIAKPAPVARAVAAGADEEWETF is encoded by the coding sequence ATGACCAAACTCAAGTTGGGTGCCAAGTTGGGTCTTGCATTTGCAGCGATGGCGCTGCTGACGATCGCGTTGGGAGTCTTCGCGATCACGCGACTTTCTCTGATCCAGTCTGCGTTGGTCGATCTCGGCGACAACTCCTTGCCCAGTGTCATAGTCATCTACAACATCAAGGGAAAAGTCAGTGACGTGCGCCGACTGGAAACCCAGTTTCTGGTCGCTGACGCCAAGGAGCAGGAGGCACTCAAGGGACGTATAGAGAAGTCGATGACCGAGGCCAAGGCACTTCTCAAATCCTACGAACCACTGATCTCCACACCGGAAGACGGTGACTTGTTCAAGGACGACATGGCCAAGACACAGGCCTATATGGATACCACGGCGAAGCTGGTCCCCATGGCCATGCAAGGTGAGCAAGGTCTGAAGGATGCAATCGCATTGCTGTTCGCCGATTCCCGCAAGAACTTCTCTGCAGCCAGCGCCGCACTGGATGAACATGTCAAGTTCAACGTCAAGCTGGCCAACGATGCCGCTGCTGCGGGCATGGCCAACGCCAGCATTGCCCGTACCGCCACCGAGATTGCCATTGCCGTCGTGGTCCTGCTGGCGGTTGCGCTGGGGTGGGTCGTCACCCGGATGATTGTGGGGCCGGTCAGAAAGGCCAGCGACGCGGCAGCGGTGGTGGCCTCGGGCGACCTGTCGCAGGCGATTGATGCGAAGGGGCACGACGAAATCGCCGAGTTGCTCAAGAGCATTCAGACCATGCAGCACAGCCTGTCCAGAACCGTGGCCGCGGTGCGGCGGGGATCTGACGGAGTGGCCACAGCCAGTGCGGAAATCGCCCATGGCAACAACGACCTGAGTGCACGTACCGAGAATCAGGCCAGCGCACTGGAAGAGACGGCAGCCAGCATGGAGGAACTCAGCACCACGGTGAAGCAGAATTCCGACGCAGCCACGCAGGCCAACAAGCTGGCCCACACCGCGTCCAGTGTCGCGATCCAGGGTGGTGAAGTCGTGGGCCAGGTGGTGGAGACCATGAAAGGCATCAATGATTCCAGCCGCAAGATCAGTGAAATCATTGGCGTCATCGACGGCATTGCCTTTCAGACCAATATCCTTGCATTGAATGCAGCGGTCGAAGCGGCCCGTGCCGGCGAGCAGGGGCGCGGCTTTGCGGTGGTGGCGTCCGAAGTGCGCTCCCTGGCCGGCCGCAGTGCCGATGCAGCCAAGGAGATCAAGTCGCTGATCAATACCAGCGTGGAACGCGTGGAGCAGGGCAGCGTGCTGGTGGACAAGGCCGGCACCACCATGACCGAGGTCGTGTCCAGCATACGCCGCGTGACCGACATCATGGGCGAAATCAGCTCAGCCAGCGTGGAGCAGGCCGCCGGGGTGGCCCAGATCGGTGACGCGGTGAATCAGATGGATCAGGTGACACAGCAAAACGCCGCTCTGGTGGAACAGATGGCTGCGGCTGCCAGCAGCCTGCGGACCCAGGCGCATGACCTGGTGGAGACGGTTGCCGTATTCAAGCTGGACCCCCAATACACCGTGGCTGCAGCAAGTACTCCCATCGCTGCACCCTCTGCAAGCCCCTTGCCCATGGGGGTGCGCAAGGCGGTTGCCGCCCCCGCCACTGCAAAACCCAAGATACAGGCGCCTGCTGCCAAGGCCAAGCCCCAGCCCGTTTTGATTGCGAAGCCGGCTCCCGTAGCGCGGGCGGTTGCAGCAGGAGCGGATGAGGAATGGGAAACCTTCTAA
- a CDS encoding transporter substrate-binding domain-containing protein — MGNLLNCRGTRYSLRVFLGTLACAWMGLAHAECSRLVLTADPAYPPLHWYDGKTLQGASIAIARRVLDDLKIPYEVRYVGPFPRVMLLAQRGEVDMVVTLKKSPEREQFLLFPNTPAFANPVAVFVARKHAFVFHDRSDLVGLRGGITSGNLFGNGLDEYLREHLTFEEANSPENNFDKLKLGRIDYFITGYYAGMAFLLKRGDEDKIVALKPYAAETLNFIALTRNGRCADKLAAIDERLAALRKSGAIDGLIRQSIHAWKQRPVLSEDP, encoded by the coding sequence ATGGGAAACCTTCTAAATTGTCGCGGCACAAGATACAGCCTGCGCGTATTCCTGGGCACCCTCGCGTGTGCGTGGATGGGGCTGGCGCATGCGGAGTGCTCACGCCTGGTGCTGACGGCTGATCCGGCCTATCCGCCCTTGCACTGGTATGACGGCAAGACACTGCAGGGCGCCAGCATCGCCATTGCCAGGCGCGTACTGGATGACCTGAAAATACCTTATGAGGTCCGCTACGTGGGGCCGTTTCCTCGCGTGATGCTGCTGGCCCAGCGCGGCGAGGTGGACATGGTGGTGACGCTCAAGAAGTCACCGGAGCGAGAACAGTTTCTGTTGTTCCCCAATACGCCGGCGTTCGCCAACCCGGTGGCGGTATTTGTAGCCCGCAAGCATGCGTTCGTGTTCCATGATCGCAGCGATCTGGTGGGTCTTCGTGGCGGCATCACCAGTGGAAACCTCTTCGGCAACGGCCTGGACGAATACCTGCGGGAACACCTGACGTTTGAAGAGGCCAATTCGCCGGAGAACAATTTCGACAAGCTCAAGCTGGGCCGGATCGACTACTTCATCACCGGGTACTACGCCGGCATGGCGTTCCTGCTCAAGAGGGGCGACGAGGACAAGATCGTGGCCCTGAAGCCGTACGCGGCGGAGACCCTGAACTTCATTGCATTGACGCGCAATGGGCGTTGTGCCGACAAGCTCGCCGCCATAGACGAGCGGCTGGCAGCACTGCGCAAGAGTGGCGCAATAGATGGTTTGATACGGCAAAGCATCCATGCGTGGAAACAGCGCCCAGTCTTGTCCGAAGACCCGTGA
- a CDS encoding EAL domain-containing protein — protein sequence MKTHERSSAGSLAALLAGLRARSLSVGIVVAMCIGLLVPAIIGGMLFAGLRQQKMAREAESHIVDKMGLLTSSLVDPVWNVDSKMIETIAAAALLDPQVVRITIRDQGVKPILNIERPERRLGEARVRSSELIRRGTVLGSVELEIDNGLQQREIASDRNANLTVLLGQFFLALVLILIAIRVRVLKPLSRLTAFSDQLAGGNLDLPLDWRQTDEIGRLAQQMDQMRRGLQTSFAEQRTILNNVEVGVLFVRNRIVLLANRYAEQMFGYASGTMGGMHIREVYLSEEHHADTARKIYEAIASSTGRYEGEQPLKRQDGTVFLARMRGCALDSAQPLEGSIWVFEDITEKRRAEEALSYSNSLTNAVLESTVDGILVVDREGKISRWNQKFVDLWRVPQVLLNTEVKDPVLDHVKSQVAQPEVFLEKVKELYDHPDASSEDTLLLLDGRVFERYSQPQRIGDTIVGRFWSFRDITGRKQSEEKLLLAASVFSHAREGIMITAADGTIMDVNDTFSRITGYDRSETLGRRPNMLKSGLHEQSFYAALWKDLNDKGHWYGELWNRRKNGEVYPEMLTISAVRDDVRNVTLHYVALFTDISAIKAHEKQLEHMAHFDVLTGLPNRVLLADRLHQAMVQTQRREQLLAVAYLDLDGFKAINDSHGHEIGDQVLIILAARMQQALREGDTLARLGGDEFVAVLLDLPDVSAGAPLLSRLLAAADAPLHVGEKVLQVSASIGVTFFPQAEEVDADQLLRQGDQAMYKAKQAGKNRYHIFDADQDRSLRGYHESLEHIRHSLALGEFVLHYQPKVNMRTGEVVGAEALIRWQHPQRGLLPPAVFLPLIEDHPLAVDVGEWVIESALIQVEIWRAQGLFIPVSVNVGARQLQQTDFVARLRESLARHPDIPAGSLEMEVLETSALEDLTRISRVIDACRDIGVMFALDDFGTGYSSLTYLKRLSVAYLKIDRSFVRDMLDDPDDLAILEGVIGLAQAFKRQVIAEGVETVEHGAALLKLGCELGQGFGIARPMPGADFSAWVANWRPDAAWTTRSLASDLLP from the coding sequence ATGAAGACCCACGAACGATCCTCCGCCGGGTCACTGGCCGCGTTGCTGGCAGGGCTCAGGGCGCGCAGCCTGAGCGTGGGAATCGTCGTTGCAATGTGCATAGGGCTGCTGGTGCCGGCCATCATCGGCGGCATGTTGTTTGCCGGTTTGCGCCAGCAAAAGATGGCCCGTGAAGCCGAAAGCCATATCGTGGACAAAATGGGTCTGCTGACCAGCAGCCTGGTGGATCCCGTATGGAATGTGGACAGCAAGATGATCGAGACCATTGCGGCCGCCGCACTGCTGGACCCGCAAGTGGTCCGCATCACCATTCGCGACCAGGGTGTGAAGCCCATTCTGAACATCGAACGGCCCGAGCGGCGGCTGGGTGAAGCCCGTGTGCGCAGCAGCGAGCTGATACGCCGCGGAACGGTTCTGGGGTCGGTTGAGCTGGAGATCGACAACGGTCTGCAACAGCGCGAGATCGCGTCTGACCGCAATGCCAATCTGACGGTCTTGCTGGGGCAATTCTTTTTGGCACTGGTACTGATCCTGATTGCGATACGTGTGCGCGTCCTCAAGCCGCTGTCGCGCCTGACGGCGTTTTCCGATCAGCTCGCAGGCGGCAATCTGGACTTGCCATTGGACTGGAGGCAGACGGACGAAATCGGCCGGCTGGCGCAACAGATGGACCAGATGCGCCGGGGTCTGCAAACATCGTTTGCGGAACAGCGCACCATCCTGAACAACGTGGAGGTCGGCGTCCTGTTTGTGCGCAATCGCATCGTCCTGCTTGCCAATCGCTATGCGGAGCAAATGTTTGGCTATGCATCCGGCACGATGGGTGGAATGCACATACGGGAGGTCTACCTGTCTGAAGAGCACCACGCCGATACTGCCCGGAAAATCTATGAGGCGATTGCGTCCTCGACCGGCCGCTATGAAGGGGAGCAGCCGCTCAAGCGGCAGGACGGCACGGTGTTTCTGGCACGCATGCGCGGTTGTGCGCTGGATTCCGCGCAGCCCCTGGAGGGCAGTATCTGGGTGTTTGAGGACATTACCGAGAAGAGGCGGGCGGAAGAGGCCTTGTCGTATTCCAACTCATTGACCAACGCGGTGCTGGAGTCCACCGTGGATGGAATCCTGGTGGTGGACCGTGAGGGAAAAATATCGCGGTGGAACCAGAAGTTCGTGGATCTCTGGCGAGTTCCCCAGGTGCTGTTGAACACCGAGGTGAAGGATCCGGTCCTCGACCATGTCAAGTCACAGGTGGCACAGCCCGAGGTCTTTCTGGAAAAAGTGAAGGAGTTGTATGACCATCCGGACGCGTCGAGCGAGGACACGTTGCTGCTTCTGGATGGACGCGTATTTGAGCGCTATTCGCAGCCGCAAAGAATAGGTGACACCATCGTCGGACGCTTCTGGTCGTTCCGCGACATCACCGGGCGCAAGCAGTCGGAGGAAAAGCTGCTGCTTGCTGCCAGCGTCTTTTCGCACGCCCGCGAGGGCATCATGATCACTGCGGCGGATGGCACCATCATGGATGTCAACGACACCTTCTCCCGCATCACCGGCTATGACCGCAGTGAAACCTTGGGACGCAGGCCCAACATGCTCAAGTCGGGTCTGCATGAGCAGAGCTTCTACGCCGCCCTATGGAAGGATCTGAACGACAAAGGCCATTGGTATGGCGAGCTGTGGAACCGGCGCAAGAACGGCGAGGTCTATCCGGAGATGCTCACCATCAGTGCCGTACGGGACGACGTGCGCAATGTCACCCTGCACTATGTCGCGCTGTTCACCGACATCTCGGCCATCAAGGCGCACGAGAAGCAGCTCGAACACATGGCGCACTTTGATGTGCTGACGGGCTTGCCCAACCGGGTGCTGCTGGCGGACCGTCTGCACCAGGCCATGGTGCAGACCCAGCGGCGCGAGCAACTGCTGGCGGTGGCGTATCTGGACCTGGACGGATTCAAGGCCATCAACGACAGCCATGGCCATGAGATTGGTGACCAGGTACTGATCATTCTTGCCGCACGCATGCAACAGGCCTTGCGTGAAGGCGATACGCTGGCGCGCCTGGGGGGCGATGAATTCGTTGCCGTGCTGCTGGACCTGCCCGACGTTTCCGCCGGCGCCCCGCTGTTGAGCCGCCTGCTGGCGGCAGCCGATGCGCCCTTGCACGTGGGTGAGAAAGTGCTGCAGGTGTCGGCCAGCATAGGCGTCACCTTCTTTCCGCAGGCGGAAGAGGTGGATGCAGATCAGTTGCTGCGCCAGGGCGATCAGGCCATGTACAAGGCCAAGCAGGCCGGCAAGAACCGTTACCACATCTTCGACGCAGACCAGGACCGCAGTCTGCGCGGCTATCACGAGAGTCTGGAACATATACGCCATTCGCTGGCGCTGGGTGAGTTTGTGCTGCACTACCAGCCCAAGGTGAACATGCGCACCGGCGAGGTGGTGGGAGCCGAGGCACTGATTCGCTGGCAACACCCGCAGCGCGGTCTGCTGCCGCCTGCGGTGTTCCTGCCACTCATCGAAGACCATCCGCTGGCGGTTGATGTGGGGGAATGGGTCATTGAATCCGCCCTGATCCAGGTGGAGATCTGGCGTGCGCAGGGCCTGTTCATTCCGGTCAGTGTCAACGTGGGCGCGCGCCAGTTGCAGCAGACGGATTTCGTCGCCCGCTTGCGGGAGAGCCTTGCCCGCCACCCGGACATACCGGCCGGAAGTCTGGAAATGGAAGTGCTGGAGACCAGTGCGCTGGAAGACCTGACACGGATATCGCGCGTCATCGATGCCTGCCGCGACATCGGCGTGATGTTCGCCCTGGATGATTTTGGTACCGGCTACTCCTCACTCACCTATTTGAAGCGGCTGTCGGTTGCCTATCTCAAGATCGACCGTAGCTTTGTGCGCGACATGCTGGATGACCCAGACGATCTGGCCATACTGGAAGGCGTCATCGGGCTGGCGCAGGCCTTCAAGCGCCAGGTCATTGCCGAGGGTGTGGAAACGGTGGAACACGGTGCTGCCCTGCTCAAGCTGGGCTGCGAACTGGGCCAAGGGTTCGGCATTGCCAGACCCATGCCGGGTGCGGATTTCTCTGCCTGGGTCGCGAACTGGCGGCCCGACGCGGCCTGGACCACGCGATCATTGGCATCCGATCTGCTGCCTTGA
- a CDS encoding transporter substrate-binding domain-containing protein, whose amino-acid sequence MTEPGAHPDRSRHAGALRKIASLGYTACVLATGVLIPEAQAVSPVRQLTVGVPAALPGYEVLDDSHLKINDPAKRSLMDCVSGKLNAQITWLSYPTRRVIQMLQAQELDMIFPMGFTAERAASMLQSSPMWQNPDVLVSMRPVDMRDKSLRIVARLGSPQHADYLAEGYASVSGAYSYEELPRLLARAQVDVVVVPRSIYGEQKNLWPPGSIVTDGRSRMTGIYLSKQDPKGLLKPLNESIGRCKASVGKK is encoded by the coding sequence ATGACCGAGCCCGGCGCGCATCCCGACAGAAGTCGCCACGCAGGCGCGTTGCGGAAGATTGCCAGCTTGGGCTACACCGCCTGCGTGCTGGCGACCGGGGTATTGATCCCTGAGGCACAGGCTGTCAGTCCGGTCCGCCAGCTGACGGTGGGTGTGCCCGCTGCATTGCCGGGATACGAAGTGCTGGACGACAGCCACCTGAAGATCAATGACCCCGCCAAGAGGAGTCTGATGGATTGCGTATCCGGCAAACTCAACGCCCAAATCACCTGGTTGAGTTACCCGACGCGCCGGGTCATCCAGATGCTGCAGGCGCAGGAGCTGGACATGATCTTTCCCATGGGGTTCACGGCCGAGCGTGCCGCCAGCATGTTGCAGAGCAGCCCGATGTGGCAGAACCCGGATGTGTTGGTATCCATGCGTCCGGTGGACATGCGCGACAAGAGCCTGCGCATCGTGGCGCGATTGGGCTCGCCACAGCACGCCGACTATCTCGCCGAAGGCTATGCCAGCGTCAGTGGCGCCTATTCCTATGAGGAACTGCCCCGGCTGCTGGCGCGCGCCCAGGTGGACGTGGTGGTGGTTCCCCGCTCGATCTATGGCGAGCAAAAGAACCTGTGGCCGCCGGGTTCCATAGTGACCGACGGAAGATCCCGAATGACTGGCATCTATCTGAGCAAGCAAGACCCCAAGGGTTTGCTGAAGCCGCTGAACGAGAGCATTGGCCGCTGCAAAGCGAGTGTGGGCAAAAAGTGA
- a CDS encoding TraB/GumN family protein: MDILHKLSHHGSKPFPILIKRLLALAGAVLYLTCQPVQAACPPPLQEPSVEQIQAAQRVAKDRGFLWEVSKAGRVSYLYGTIHVAKLEWVFPGPQLVRAVQASDTMALELNLLDDATMQSIAQERTRLDEVPPPEAFSQWSKAKARELCLNAADLEKVRPEYQVMAITLAMARGYGLEPAFGIDAMLIQAGHKMGKAIEALETAEDQLRALRASNADIEEALARGDFTAEEFERGLHILVKLADAWAASDQTALDTYPQWCQCLNSAMERQEMQRMVDDRNPKMAARIEELHGAGHKLFVAVGSLHLIGEKGLPALLAQKGFAVKRIF; this comes from the coding sequence ATGGACATCCTGCACAAACTCTCCCACCACGGTTCAAAACCTTTTCCCATCCTCATCAAACGCTTGCTGGCCCTGGCCGGAGCCGTGCTGTACCTGACGTGTCAACCTGTGCAGGCGGCTTGCCCGCCCCCTCTACAAGAGCCTTCTGTCGAACAGATCCAGGCAGCGCAACGCGTGGCCAAAGACCGCGGCTTTCTCTGGGAAGTCTCCAAGGCTGGCAGGGTTTCCTACCTCTACGGCACCATCCACGTTGCCAAGCTGGAGTGGGTGTTTCCGGGGCCGCAGTTGGTGCGGGCCGTGCAGGCAAGCGACACCATGGCGCTGGAGCTCAACCTGCTGGATGACGCCACCATGCAATCTATTGCCCAGGAGCGGACCCGGCTGGATGAGGTGCCTCCGCCCGAAGCATTCAGCCAGTGGTCCAAGGCCAAGGCGCGCGAGCTGTGCCTCAATGCCGCAGACCTGGAAAAGGTCAGGCCCGAATACCAGGTGATGGCCATCACCCTGGCGATGGCACGGGGCTACGGGCTGGAGCCCGCGTTCGGCATCGACGCCATGCTGATCCAGGCAGGCCACAAGATGGGCAAGGCGATAGAGGCACTGGAGACTGCAGAGGACCAGTTGCGGGCCCTGCGTGCCAGCAACGCGGACATTGAAGAGGCACTGGCACGGGGCGACTTCACAGCGGAGGAATTCGAGCGCGGGCTGCACATTCTGGTGAAGCTGGCCGACGCCTGGGCTGCCAGCGACCAGACTGCGCTGGATACCTACCCCCAGTGGTGTCAATGCCTGAACAGCGCCATGGAACGACAGGAGATGCAGCGCATGGTGGATGACCGCAACCCCAAGATGGCCGCACGCATAGAAGAGCTCCATGGCGCCGGCCACAAGCTGTTTGTTGCCGTCGGCTCCCTGCACCTGATTGGCGAGAAAGGTTTGCCCGCGCTGCTGGCGCAAAAGGGCTTTGCCGTGAAGCGGATTTTCTGA
- a CDS encoding formate dehydrogenase subunit delta translates to MAEDNLTRMGNQIATFFDSMPDRQEALLDLATHLKKFWEPRMRRDFLARVDAGNVVNVHPLLLAAVQQHRQVVE, encoded by the coding sequence ATGGCAGAAGACAACCTCACCCGCATGGGCAACCAGATTGCCACCTTCTTTGACAGCATGCCCGACCGGCAGGAGGCCTTGCTCGACTTGGCCACCCACCTGAAGAAATTCTGGGAGCCACGTATGCGCCGCGACTTTCTGGCCCGCGTCGATGCGGGCAACGTGGTGAACGTGCACCCGCTGCTGCTGGCTGCTGTTCAGCAGCACCGACAGGTCGTGGAATAG
- the fdhD gene encoding formate dehydrogenase accessory sulfurtransferase FdhD — translation MDMCNLALPAPGTYRTLEVTGRRDGYLFHDQDCVAEEVPVAFEYNGISHAVMMATPDDLEDFALGFSLSEGIVESAQQVHDLEVSSTTQGCTLHIRIAASQFARLKDMRRNLTGRTGCGLCGTESLAQAVRIPRSQAQHVRFGASAVASAVQNLRARQMLLSVTGATHAAAWCDPSGNIVTLREDVGRHNALDKLIGALAHARADAASGFVAVTSRASYEMVQKTACAGIGTLAAVSGVTGLAVEVAQQAGLTLLGFARGDNLTVYTHPEQFEWKT, via the coding sequence ATGGACATGTGCAACCTGGCCTTGCCAGCCCCCGGCACCTACCGCACGCTGGAGGTGACCGGCAGGCGCGACGGCTACCTCTTCCACGACCAGGACTGCGTGGCCGAAGAGGTGCCCGTGGCGTTCGAGTACAACGGCATTTCGCATGCGGTGATGATGGCCACGCCCGATGACCTGGAAGACTTCGCGCTGGGCTTTTCCCTGTCGGAAGGCATCGTGGAAAGCGCACAGCAAGTGCACGATCTGGAGGTCAGCAGCACAACGCAGGGCTGCACGTTGCATATCCGGATTGCCGCTTCACAGTTCGCACGCCTGAAGGACATGCGGCGCAACCTCACAGGTCGCACCGGATGCGGGTTGTGTGGCACCGAAAGCCTGGCGCAGGCCGTGCGCATACCCCGGTCGCAGGCGCAACATGTCCGCTTTGGCGCGAGCGCGGTCGCCAGCGCCGTGCAGAACCTGCGCGCGCGCCAGATGCTGCTATCGGTTACCGGCGCCACCCACGCCGCGGCCTGGTGCGACCCCAGCGGCAACATCGTGACACTGCGCGAGGATGTGGGCCGCCACAATGCGCTGGACAAGCTCATTGGCGCGCTGGCGCACGCACGCGCGGACGCGGCCAGCGGCTTTGTTGCCGTCACCAGCCGGGCCAGCTACGAGATGGTGCAAAAGACCGCATGCGCCGGCATAGGCACGCTGGCCGCCGTATCGGGCGTCACCGGCCTGGCCGTGGAAGTGGCACAGCAAGCGGGCCTCACGCTGCTGGGCTTCGCCCGGGGCGACAACCTGACGGTCTACACACACCCCGAACAGTTTGAGTGGAAAACATAG